The genomic region ACGAGCCCGAAGCCGAAGAGCGCGAGCGTCGCCACCTGGAGCCAGGGATCGGCCCGGCGCAGAAGCGCGAGCACGGCGCGCGGACTGATGGCGCGGGTCAGCATCACGCGGCCTCATCTAGTGGCCGCGGCGGCGGGGCGCAAGCCATCGCGGCTACTCCAGCACGAGCCGCAGCACCGCCGCGGCGACCCAGGGCACGACCAGCAGCGCGGCGAGGCTGAAAAGGCCGAGATAGGCGAGCCCTGCGGCCGCCTCCGGCCCCGCGGCGGCCGCCGACCAGACGCCGAAGATCAGCACGGGCAGCTCGAGCGGCACGACGATCAGCGCGACCAGCGCGCCCGCGCGCCTGAGGCCGGCGGTGAGCGCCGCACCCAGCATGCCGATGAGGGTGAGCGCGGGCAGCCCCGCGAGCAGGGCGACGACGAGGCCGAGCGTCGCCGCACCGTCGAGCCGGTAGGCGAGCGCGACGAGCGGCGCGAGCGCGACGAGCGGCAGCCCGAAGGCGAGGAGATGCGCGAGCGCCTTCGCCAATACGGCCAGCTCCAGCGGCAGCGCCGAGAGCGCCAGCCCGTCGAGGCTGCCGTCCTCGATGTCCTCGCCGAAGATCCGCTCCAGCGACATCAGCACCGCCAGCACGCCGGCCACCCAGACCACCGCCGGGGCGAGAAGGCGCAGGATCCCGGGTTCGGGATTGAGAGCGAGCGGAAACAGGGTCGCGACGAGCGCAAAAAACCCCGGCGCCAGCACGAGCCCGCCGCCGGCGCGCGCAAACACCGCAAGATCGCGCCGGATGATCGCAAGCGCCGCCCGCATCATGGCAGCCGCTCCCCGGCCCGGGCCGCCTCGGCGAAGGGCGCCAGCGCAAGGGTGGGCACGCCGGCGAGCGGCACGGGCTGATGGCTCGTCATCACCACCGCGCGGCCCGCGCGGGCGAGGTCTGAGACCAGCGCGGCGAGGGCCCGGCCCGCCTCCTCGTCCAGGCCGACCCAGGGCTCGTCCAGCAGCACCAGCACCCGCCCGCCGGCAAACGCCAGCCGCGCCAGCGACACGCGGCGCTTCTGCCCCTGGGACAGGCTGCGCAGCGGCCGCCGCCAGAAGGCGTCGATGCCGAACAGCCCGCGCGCACGCATGAGATCGGCGGGCCCGCCGCCCCACACGCCGGCCCAGAAGCGCAGGTTCTCGGCGACCGTCAGCGCGGGCTTCAGGGCGTTCTCATGGGCGATCATGAGGCAGGCGGCGCGGTGGCCCGCCGGATCGGCGCGCCAGTCCGTGCCCATCAGCCGCATCCGCCCGCCCGCCGGCGGGGTGAGGCCCGCCAGCGTGCGCAGCAGGCTCGTCTTGCCGACGCCGTTCGGACCCGACAGATGCAGCATGTCGCCGGCCCCGAGCCGCAGATCGAGCCCCGCCAGCAGGCGCCCGCCGGCCCGCTGGACGACGAGGCCTTCGCTCACCAGGATCTCGCCGCTCCCGCTCACGCGCGTTCCTCGAATCGCCATGCTCCGGCGCGGGTGGAACCCGCCGCCCCGCCCCGCTTACCAGAGCGCTGCGGCCGGTGCACGCTTCTTGAGAATCGCCGCGCAATCTGCCACAAGCGCTCCCCGGCGGAGCGAGCCGCCCGCGGGGCGGCACAGGAACGGGAAAGCAGGCCAGGATGACCCACGGCAGGAACAGCTTCGAAAGCTTGGCGGAACTCGAGGTTGCGGGCCGCCGCTACCGGTATTTTTCGCTGCCCCGGGCGGCGGAGCGGCTGGGCGACATCTCGCGCCTGCCGTTCTCCCTCAAGGTCCTGCTCGAGAATCTGCTGCGCCACGAGGACGGCCAGACCGTGACCGCGGCGGACATCGAGGCGGTGGCCGAATGGCTGAAGGAGCGCCGGTCGGATCGCGAAATCGCCTTCCGGCCCGCGCGCGTGCTGATGCAGGACTTCACGGGCGTGCCGGCGGTCGTGGATCTCGCCTCCATGCGCGATGCGATCGCAAGACTCGGCGGCGATCCGAAGAAGATCAATCCGCTCGCCCCCGTCGATCTCGTCATCGACCATTCGGTGATGGTGGACGTGTTCGGCCGACCGGACGCCTTCCGCATCAATGTCGAGCGCGAGTACGAGCGCAACCGCGAGCGCTACACCTTCCTGCGCTGGGGCCAGCAGGCCTTCGACAATTTCCGCGTCGTGCCGCCGGGCACCGGCATCTGCCATCAGGTGAACCTCGAGTATCTCGCGCGCTCGGTCTGGACGAAGGAGGAGGACGGCGCGGTCTGGGCCTTCCCCGACACGGTGGTGGGCACGGACAGCCACACCACCATGATCAACGCGCTGGCCGTGCTCGGCTGGGGCGTCGGCGGCATCGAGGCGGAGGCCGCCATGCTCGGCCAGCCCATCTCGATGCTGATCCCGGAGGTGATCGGCTTCCGGATGACGGGGCGGCTGCCGGAGGGAGCCACCGCCACCGATCTCGTGCTCACGGTCACCGAGATGCTGCGCCGGCGCGGGGTCGTGGGCAAGTTCGTCGAGTATTTCGGCGACGGGCTTGCGACGCTCTCGGTCGCCGACAAGGCCACGATCGCCAACATGGCGCCCGAATACGGCGCCACCTGCGGCTTCTTCCCGATAGAGCAGGCGACTCTCGACTATCTGCGCTTTACGGGCCGCGACGAGGAGACGGTGGCGCTGGTGGAGGCCTATGCGAAGGCGCAGGGGCTGTGGCGCGACGAGAGCACGCCGGATCCCGTCTTCACCGACGTGCTGGAGCTCGATCTTTCCACCGTCGAGCCGTCGATCGCGGGGCCGAAGCGGCCGCAGGACCGCATCCCCCTCAAGACCGCGGCGAAGGCGTTCGACGAGCATCTCGCCGGCTTCGGCAAGGCCGGGGAGAAGGACAGGCGCGTCGCCGTCGAGGGCCGCGACCATGACCTCGGCCACGGCGATGTCGTGATCGCCGCGATCACGAGCTGCACGAACACCTCGAACCCGTCGGTGATGCTGGCCGCGGGCGTGCTCGCGCGCAATGCGGTCGAAAAGGGGCTCGCCGTCAAGCCCTGGGTGAAGACCTCGCTGGCACCCGGAAGCCAGGTGGTCAGCGAATATCTGGAAAAGTCCGGCCTGCAGGACGACCTCGACCGCCTCGGCTTCAATCTCGTCGGCTACGGCTGCACCACCTGCATCGGCAATTCCGGGCCGCTGCCGCCCGAGATCTCGAAGGCGATCCAGGAGCATGATCTCGTCGCCGCGGCGGTGCTCTCCGGCAACCGCAACTTCGAGGGCCGCATCAACCCCGACGTGCGC from Rhodothalassiaceae bacterium harbors:
- the cycW gene encoding heme exporter protein B, with translation MMRAALAIIRRDLAVFARAGGGLVLAPGFFALVATLFPLALNPEPGILRLLAPAVVWVAGVLAVLMSLERIFGEDIEDGSLDGLALSALPLELAVLAKALAHLLAFGLPLVALAPLVALAYRLDGAATLGLVVALLAGLPALTLIGMLGAALTAGLRRAGALVALIVVPLELPVLIFGVWSAAAAGPEAAAGLAYLGLFSLAALLVVPWVAAAVLRLVLE
- the ccmA gene encoding cytochrome c biogenesis ATP-binding export protein CcmA, which gives rise to MSGSGEILVSEGLVVQRAGGRLLAGLDLRLGAGDMLHLSGPNGVGKTSLLRTLAGLTPPAGGRMRLMGTDWRADPAGHRAACLMIAHENALKPALTVAENLRFWAGVWGGGPADLMRARGLFGIDAFWRRPLRSLSQGQKRRVSLARLAFAGGRVLVLLDEPWVGLDEEAGRALAALVSDLARAGRAVVMTSHQPVPLAGVPTLALAPFAEAARAGERLP
- a CDS encoding aconitate hydratase codes for the protein MTHGRNSFESLAELEVAGRRYRYFSLPRAAERLGDISRLPFSLKVLLENLLRHEDGQTVTAADIEAVAEWLKERRSDREIAFRPARVLMQDFTGVPAVVDLASMRDAIARLGGDPKKINPLAPVDLVIDHSVMVDVFGRPDAFRINVEREYERNRERYTFLRWGQQAFDNFRVVPPGTGICHQVNLEYLARSVWTKEEDGAVWAFPDTVVGTDSHTTMINALAVLGWGVGGIEAEAAMLGQPISMLIPEVIGFRMTGRLPEGATATDLVLTVTEMLRRRGVVGKFVEYFGDGLATLSVADKATIANMAPEYGATCGFFPIEQATLDYLRFTGRDEETVALVEAYAKAQGLWRDESTPDPVFTDVLELDLSTVEPSIAGPKRPQDRIPLKTAAKAFDEHLAGFGKAGEKDRRVAVEGRDHDLGHGDVVIAAITSCTNTSNPSVMLAAGVLARNAVEKGLAVKPWVKTSLAPGSQVVSEYLEKSGLQDDLDRLGFNLVGYGCTTCIGNSGPLPPEISKAIQEHDLVAAAVLSGNRNFEGRINPDVRANYLASPPLVVAYAIAGSMRVDLFNDPIGTDRDGRPVYLKDIWPSSKEVADCVAASVSSEMFKERYAHVFDGDEHWREIPVSGGLTYEWDPESTYVRNPPYFDGMTLEPEPVTDIENARMLALLGDSVTTDHISPAGAIKPDSPAGRYLIAHGVEPKDFNSYGSRRGNHEVMMRGTFANIRLRNLMAPGTEGGVTIHYPSGEQMAIYDAAMRYREEGVPLVVVAGKEYGTGSSRDWAAKGTRLLGVRAVIAESFERIHRSNLIGMGVLPLQFKEGDNRESLGLKGPETFTITGIAGGITPRQDVTCRITWPDGSTREIALVCRIDTEDEAAYYSHGGILHYVLRRLARA